In one Modestobacter sp. L9-4 genomic region, the following are encoded:
- a CDS encoding VOC family protein, whose translation MARPFSAVADVFCFVRDLAAATAWYSARLGRPPALTARQLSRFDLGGARLTVHTIDEFNAGGPGGCVAYWDVPDVDALTAEWVRHGAVAHRGPTTIMTGERLCQLLDPFGNLIGIRQPAHAEHLDVPVALLEVPATDGSAAT comes from the coding sequence GTGGCACGGCCCTTCTCCGCGGTGGCCGACGTCTTCTGCTTCGTCCGTGACCTGGCAGCGGCCACCGCCTGGTACAGCGCACGCCTCGGGAGGCCACCGGCGCTGACCGCTCGCCAGCTCTCCCGGTTCGACCTCGGCGGCGCGCGGCTGACGGTCCACACCATCGACGAGTTCAACGCGGGTGGCCCGGGCGGGTGCGTCGCCTACTGGGACGTCCCGGACGTCGACGCACTGACCGCCGAGTGGGTACGGCACGGAGCCGTCGCCCACCGGGGCCCGACGACGATCATGACCGGCGAGCGGTTGTGCCAGCTGCTCGACCCGTTCGGCAACCTGATCGGCATCCGGCAGCCGGCGCACGCGGAGCACCTCGACGTGCCGGTGGCCCTGCTGGAGGTCCCGGCCACCGACGGCTCCGCGGCCACGTGA
- a CDS encoding AraC family transcriptional regulator, with translation MTVLLDTDLLPEADRADAVHATYDGQRPRRTVALGTRPVRHRVERLTLGAELHLLRTNGTALDIVRTPRQVRADAPEHVAIGWHRRGDAVVSSAGGDSVITVGELNCVDMTSPYRLSHRTAHDHDVLILTNQQAGVPVDVVRAAAPALRRSPVYDLVRRHLAGLHRAVAGLPAEHRPLTGQATAALVRALLTTAAESTAADDAMDAALQTRITLYVDAHLGDRDLTVERIAAAHAVSVRHLYNVWARAGHALTPAQWVVERRLQRAREQLLAAESRGVSIAALARRCGFADPSHFSRRFRQAFGVSPTEWRATATRDAAAH, from the coding sequence ATGACCGTGCTGCTCGACACCGATCTGCTGCCCGAGGCCGACCGTGCCGACGCCGTCCACGCCACCTACGACGGGCAGCGTCCGCGGCGCACCGTCGCCCTGGGCACCCGCCCCGTGCGCCACCGCGTGGAACGTCTCACCCTCGGCGCGGAGCTGCACCTCCTGCGCACCAACGGGACCGCCCTGGACATCGTCCGCACGCCCCGGCAGGTGCGCGCCGACGCACCGGAGCACGTGGCGATCGGCTGGCACCGTCGCGGGGACGCCGTGGTCTCCTCTGCCGGCGGCGACAGCGTCATCACGGTCGGGGAGCTCAACTGCGTCGACATGACCTCGCCCTACCGGCTCAGTCACCGCACCGCACACGACCACGACGTCCTCATCCTGACCAACCAGCAGGCCGGCGTCCCGGTCGACGTCGTGCGGGCTGCGGCGCCCGCGCTGCGTCGCAGCCCCGTCTACGACCTGGTGCGCCGACACCTGGCCGGCCTGCACAGGGCGGTCGCCGGGTTGCCGGCCGAACACCGGCCGCTCACCGGGCAGGCCACCGCCGCCCTGGTGCGCGCGCTGCTCACGACCGCAGCGGAGTCCACCGCTGCCGACGACGCGATGGACGCGGCGCTGCAGACGCGGATCACGCTGTACGTCGACGCCCACCTGGGCGACCGTGACCTCACCGTCGAGCGCATCGCTGCCGCGCACGCCGTGTCCGTGCGCCACCTGTACAACGTCTGGGCCCGGGCCGGCCACGCACTCACGCCGGCCCAGTGGGTCGTCGAGCGGCGTCTGCAGCGGGCCCGGGAGCAGCTGCTGGCCGCCGAGTCCCGGGGCGTCAGCATCGCGGCCCTCGCCCGCCGCTGCGGTTTCGCCGACCCCAGCCACTTCAGCCGCCGCTTCCGACAGGCATTCGGGGTGTCCCCGACCGAGTGGCGGGCCACTGCGACGCGCGACGCCGCAGCGCACTGA
- a CDS encoding helix-turn-helix domain-containing protein: protein MRAELPAVAQQTVASIVVEVPSYTDAFAGEMGRAITNAVRLALGGFLELATATGGADPSRPIAPALEGAYALGRGEARSGRAMDALLAAYRVGARVAWRHMSDTAVAAGMSVGSLARFAELVFAYIDQLSASSVAGHTDELETTGRVRRHHLERLGALLLAGRPVFDVTTAAERAGWLPPRTLTAVLLPEARARGALALLDVRTLQVTDDQPGLDPTAGLSVLLVPDAGEGARPVLLRALEGRDAVVGPARPWTAAAASYARALRALRLELTAQGAAALDTESRLTDLVLRADDAALADLRTAVLAPLDGLSPAVRDKLTATLRSWLLHHGRRDQVAADLFVHPQTVRYRLGQLRELYGDRLEDPQTVLELTVALGARLPTEEDTR, encoded by the coding sequence ATGCGGGCCGAGCTGCCGGCGGTCGCCCAGCAGACCGTGGCCAGCATCGTCGTCGAGGTGCCCAGCTACACCGACGCCTTCGCCGGGGAGATGGGCCGGGCGATCACCAACGCCGTCCGGCTGGCCCTCGGCGGGTTCCTGGAGCTGGCCACCGCGACCGGCGGTGCCGACCCGAGCCGGCCGATCGCCCCGGCGCTGGAGGGCGCCTACGCCCTCGGCCGGGGCGAGGCGCGCAGCGGTCGGGCGATGGACGCGCTGCTGGCCGCCTACCGGGTGGGCGCGCGGGTGGCGTGGCGGCACATGAGCGACACCGCGGTCGCCGCGGGCATGTCGGTGGGGTCGCTCGCCCGCTTCGCCGAGCTGGTGTTCGCCTACATCGACCAGCTGTCGGCCTCCAGCGTGGCCGGGCACACCGACGAGCTGGAGACCACCGGCCGGGTGCGCCGCCACCACCTGGAACGCCTCGGGGCCCTGCTGCTGGCCGGCCGGCCGGTCTTCGACGTCACCACCGCCGCCGAGCGGGCCGGCTGGCTGCCGCCGCGGACGCTGACCGCCGTCCTGCTGCCCGAGGCCCGGGCCCGCGGCGCCCTGGCGCTGCTCGACGTGCGCACCCTGCAGGTCACCGACGACCAGCCGGGGCTCGACCCGACCGCCGGGCTCAGCGTGCTGCTCGTCCCCGACGCCGGTGAGGGCGCCCGCCCGGTGCTGCTGCGCGCGCTGGAGGGCCGCGACGCCGTCGTCGGCCCGGCACGCCCGTGGACGGCGGCGGCCGCCTCCTACGCCCGGGCCCTGCGGGCGCTGCGACTGGAGCTGACCGCCCAGGGCGCGGCGGCGCTGGACACCGAGAGCCGGCTCACCGACCTGGTGCTGCGCGCCGACGACGCCGCGCTGGCCGACCTGCGGACGGCGGTGCTCGCGCCGCTGGACGGACTGAGCCCCGCCGTCCGGGACAAGCTCACCGCCACCCTGCGCTCCTGGCTGCTGCACCACGGCCGCCGCGACCAGGTCGCCGCGGACCTCTTCGTGCACCCGCAGACGGTCCGGTACCGCCTCGGCCAGCTGCGCGAGCTCTACGGTGACCGGCTCGAGGACCCCCAGACGGTGCTCGAGCTGACCGTGGCGCTGGGCGCCCGGCTGCCGACGGAGGAGGACACCCGATGA
- a CDS encoding ferredoxin reductase: MTATVPRPGRPAFRALRDRVLKAAELVTTPLLPVDYLDLIDPLRSGAALRGRIEEVRHETRDAATLVIQPGRDWLPHTPGQYVRIGIDVEGVRLWRAYSITSVLGRADGRFTITVKAIPDGKVSNHLVHRVQPGTVVQLDQATGDFVLPEQRPAKALFVTAGSGITPVMGILRNHVHEHEDVVLVHSAPTAQDVIFGAELRELARCGAIRLVERHTATDGLLDAAVLAGMVPDLAERSTWACGPVGMLETLEQYWADAGIADQLYTERFRPRVLVTGDAGGTVTFTASGTTLEVDGATPILDAAEDAGLLMPSGCRMGICYGCVLPLREGAVRDLRTGEVTTAAPGDGVLVQTCISAAAGACDIDH; encoded by the coding sequence ATGACCGCCACCGTCCCGCGCCCCGGCCGCCCCGCGTTCCGGGCGCTGCGCGACCGGGTGCTCAAGGCCGCGGAGCTGGTGACCACGCCCCTGCTGCCGGTCGACTACCTGGACCTGATCGACCCGCTGCGCTCCGGTGCCGCGCTGCGCGGGCGGATCGAGGAGGTCCGGCACGAGACCCGGGACGCCGCGACCCTCGTCATCCAGCCCGGCCGCGACTGGCTGCCGCACACCCCGGGCCAGTACGTGCGCATCGGCATCGACGTCGAGGGCGTCCGGCTGTGGCGCGCCTACTCGATCACCTCGGTGCTCGGCCGCGCCGACGGCCGCTTCACCATCACGGTCAAGGCGATCCCCGACGGCAAGGTCAGCAACCACCTGGTGCACCGCGTCCAGCCGGGCACCGTCGTGCAGCTGGACCAGGCGACCGGTGACTTCGTGCTCCCCGAGCAGCGCCCGGCCAAGGCGCTGTTCGTCACCGCGGGCTCCGGCATCACCCCGGTGATGGGCATCCTGCGCAACCACGTGCACGAGCACGAGGACGTCGTCCTGGTGCACTCCGCGCCGACGGCCCAGGACGTCATCTTCGGCGCCGAGCTGCGTGAGCTGGCCCGCTGCGGGGCCATCCGGCTGGTCGAGCGGCACACCGCCACCGACGGGCTGCTGGACGCCGCGGTGCTGGCCGGCATGGTGCCCGACCTGGCCGAGCGCTCGACCTGGGCGTGCGGGCCGGTCGGCATGCTCGAGACGCTGGAGCAGTACTGGGCCGACGCCGGCATCGCCGACCAGCTCTACACCGAGCGGTTCCGCCCGCGGGTGCTCGTCACCGGCGACGCCGGCGGCACGGTCACCTTCACCGCGTCGGGCACGACCCTGGAGGTCGACGGCGCCACCCCGATCCTGGACGCCGCCGAGGACGCCGGGCTGCTCATGCCCAGCGGCTGCCGGATGGGCATCTGCTACGGCTGCGTGCTGCCGCTGCGCGAGGGCGCCGTCCGTGACCTGCGCACCGGCGAGGTGACCACCGCCGCCCCCGGCGACGGGGTCCTCGTGCAGACCTGCATCAGCGCCGCCGCCGGCGCCTGCGACATCGACCACTGA
- a CDS encoding alpha/beta hydrolase — MSDVVPVLEPAAQAFADATDNPPYLFDMTIEDGRKTVDSVQDGDVPAPAVDVTDLTIPGGPTGQVVLRVYRPAGSTGPLPVLLYTHGAGWVFGNAHTHDRLVRELTVRAGAATVFTEYVRAPEARYPSQIEEVYAALEWIAASGADHDLDPTRIAVAGDSVGGNMTAAVTLLAKERGGPALAAQLLYYPVTDAAFDTGSYHQFAEHHWLRRDAMHWFWDQYTTDPAQRAEPTASPLRATTEQLTGLPPALVVTGEADVLRDEGEAYAAKLRTAGVPVTAVRYTGAIHDFVMVNSMRDTQAAKAATAQGGAFLRAALHPAD; from the coding sequence ATGAGCGATGTCGTCCCCGTGCTCGAACCGGCCGCACAGGCGTTCGCCGACGCGACCGACAACCCGCCGTACCTGTTCGACATGACGATCGAGGACGGCCGTAAGACCGTCGACTCGGTGCAGGACGGAGACGTCCCCGCGCCCGCCGTCGACGTCACCGACCTGACGATCCCCGGTGGCCCCACCGGGCAGGTCGTTCTGCGCGTGTACCGGCCCGCGGGCAGCACCGGGCCGCTGCCGGTGCTGCTCTACACGCACGGCGCCGGATGGGTGTTCGGCAACGCGCACACCCACGACCGGCTGGTCCGTGAGCTGACCGTCCGCGCCGGTGCGGCGACGGTGTTCACCGAGTACGTCCGCGCTCCCGAGGCCCGGTACCCGTCGCAGATCGAGGAGGTCTACGCCGCGCTCGAGTGGATCGCCGCCTCCGGCGCGGACCACGACCTGGACCCCACCCGGATCGCCGTCGCCGGCGACTCGGTCGGGGGCAACATGACCGCTGCGGTCACCCTGCTGGCCAAGGAGCGCGGCGGCCCCGCGCTTGCGGCGCAGCTGCTGTACTACCCGGTCACCGACGCCGCCTTCGACACCGGCTCCTATCACCAGTTCGCCGAGCACCACTGGCTCCGCCGGGACGCCATGCACTGGTTCTGGGACCAGTACACGACCGACCCCGCCCAGCGTGCCGAGCCCACCGCCTCACCGCTGCGGGCCACCACCGAGCAGCTGACCGGTCTGCCCCCGGCGCTCGTCGTCACCGGCGAGGCCGACGTCCTGCGCGACGAGGGCGAGGCGTACGCCGCAAAGCTGCGCACCGCCGGCGTGCCGGTCACCGCCGTGCGCTACACCGGCGCCATCCACGACTTCGTGATGGTCAACAGCATGCGCGACACCCAGGCGGCGAAGGCCGCCACCGCCCAGGGCGGTGCTTTCCTCCGCGCCGCGCTGCACCCCGCCGACTGA
- a CDS encoding alpha/beta hydrolase, translating to MSTPTVVLVHGAFADSASFAAVVPGLLDDGLSVVVPAVPNRSLIGDAAYVASVVRQIEGPVLLVGHSYGGAVITVAGAEDNVVGLVYLAGYALEEDESLAELQGGFPDSDLATALVYRPFPQPGAEDGTDVYVDVAKFPAVFAAGVDPGLARVLAVSQRPLAGAAFAEKAPVAAWKTKPSWGLVSSADHTINPDVERFGYTRAGMTVTEVDSSHLVMLAHPEAVLALVREAVQKTTA from the coding sequence ATGAGCACCCCCACCGTCGTCCTCGTCCACGGCGCCTTCGCCGACTCCGCCAGCTTCGCCGCCGTCGTCCCCGGACTGCTCGACGACGGGCTGTCCGTCGTCGTCCCCGCCGTGCCGAACCGCTCCCTCATCGGGGACGCCGCCTACGTCGCCTCCGTCGTCCGCCAGATCGAGGGGCCCGTCCTGCTGGTCGGCCACTCCTACGGCGGCGCGGTCATCACCGTCGCCGGCGCCGAGGACAACGTCGTCGGCCTCGTCTACCTCGCCGGCTACGCGCTGGAGGAGGACGAGAGCCTCGCCGAGCTGCAGGGCGGCTTCCCGGACTCCGACCTGGCCACCGCGCTGGTCTACAGGCCGTTCCCGCAGCCCGGCGCCGAGGACGGCACCGACGTCTACGTCGACGTCGCGAAGTTCCCGGCCGTCTTCGCCGCCGGCGTCGACCCCGGCCTGGCCCGGGTGCTCGCCGTGTCGCAGCGGCCGCTGGCCGGCGCGGCGTTCGCCGAGAAGGCCCCGGTCGCTGCTTGGAAGACCAAGCCGTCGTGGGGCCTCGTGTCCTCGGCCGACCACACGATCAACCCCGACGTCGAGCGGTTCGGCTACACGCGCGCCGGGATGACCGTGACCGAGGTCGACTCCTCGCACCTCGTGATGCTCGCCCACCCGGAGGCCGTCCTGGCCCTCGTCCGCGAGGCCGTGCAGAAGACGACCGCCTGA
- a CDS encoding dihydrofolate reductase family protein — protein sequence MRRLSYAMNVSLDGYVAAPGDDLGWSVPSDELFQWWSDRVAATGTALYGRRLWEAMSAHWPTADQQPGVTPAHAEYARRWRAMPKVVFSSTLTSVEGNTRLVTGDAVAEIARLKAEDGGPMDVVGATLAAAVMRAGLVDEYVLVTHPVLVGGGTPFFTSLDHWVDLRLVETRAFPDGLLLTRYETERAPADR from the coding sequence GTGCGCAGACTGAGCTACGCCATGAACGTGAGCCTGGACGGCTACGTCGCCGCGCCCGGTGACGACCTCGGCTGGAGCGTCCCGAGCGACGAGCTGTTCCAGTGGTGGTCCGACCGGGTGGCCGCGACGGGTACGGCCCTGTACGGACGCCGGCTGTGGGAGGCGATGAGCGCGCACTGGCCCACTGCCGACCAGCAGCCCGGCGTCACCCCGGCCCACGCCGAGTACGCCCGCCGCTGGCGAGCGATGCCGAAGGTCGTCTTCTCGTCCACGCTGACCTCGGTCGAGGGGAACACCCGCCTGGTCACCGGCGACGCGGTCGCCGAGATCGCGCGGCTCAAGGCCGAGGACGGTGGCCCGATGGACGTCGTCGGCGCGACCCTGGCCGCAGCGGTGATGCGGGCCGGGCTGGTCGACGAGTACGTGCTCGTCACCCACCCGGTCCTGGTGGGCGGCGGCACGCCCTTCTTCACGTCCCTGGACCACTGGGTGGACCTGCGCCTGGTCGAGACCCGGGCCTTCCCCGACGGCCTGCTCCTGACCAGGTACGAGACCGAGCGCGCACCAGCCGACCGCTGA
- a CDS encoding acyl-CoA desaturase, translating into MTVLQKKSDNPIAHLSPEDIEAIGFELDAIRQGVMDSRGESDAAYIRKVIDVQRKLELGSRAVLLFSKFPPAWLLGTAGLSVAKILENMEIGHNILHGQWDWMRDPKIHSTTWEWDMASPAEQWKHSHNELHHTYTNVIGKDNDLGYGIMRVDEDQKWVPLYLLQPVWNFVNAIFFEYGIAAYDLELGKNMATKERRADPGFRARGKQVLKKIRKQATKDYLVHPLLSGPSFLPTLAANFTANVVRNLWSHSVIMCGHFPEGVETFEKKSIDGETRGEWYLRQMLGSANISGSKAMHIMTGNLSHQVEHHLFPDLPSNRYSEIAPKIEDLFRRYGLRYHSASLPRQVGSAWHKVIRLSLPNGWLAQTTPANAPAQVVKLYKMTTGGAKVRRELQNAA; encoded by the coding sequence GTGACCGTCCTGCAGAAGAAGTCCGACAACCCGATCGCCCACCTGAGCCCCGAGGACATCGAGGCCATCGGCTTCGAGCTCGACGCCATCCGGCAGGGCGTGATGGACAGCCGCGGCGAGTCCGACGCGGCCTACATCCGCAAGGTCATCGACGTGCAGCGCAAGCTCGAGCTGGGCAGCCGCGCCGTCCTGCTGTTCTCCAAGTTCCCGCCGGCCTGGCTGCTGGGCACGGCCGGGCTCTCGGTCGCCAAGATCCTGGAGAACATGGAGATCGGGCACAACATCCTGCACGGGCAGTGGGACTGGATGCGCGACCCGAAGATCCACTCCACGACCTGGGAGTGGGACATGGCCAGCCCGGCCGAGCAGTGGAAGCACTCGCACAACGAGCTGCACCACACGTACACGAACGTGATCGGCAAGGACAACGACCTCGGCTACGGCATCATGCGCGTCGACGAGGACCAGAAGTGGGTGCCGCTGTACCTGCTGCAGCCGGTGTGGAACTTCGTCAACGCCATCTTCTTCGAGTACGGCATCGCCGCCTACGACCTCGAGCTGGGCAAGAACATGGCCACCAAGGAGCGCCGGGCCGACCCCGGCTTCCGCGCCCGCGGCAAGCAGGTGCTGAAGAAGATCCGCAAGCAGGCCACCAAGGACTACCTGGTGCACCCGCTGCTGAGCGGGCCGTCGTTCCTGCCGACCCTGGCCGCGAACTTCACCGCCAACGTGGTGCGCAACCTGTGGTCGCACTCGGTGATCATGTGCGGGCACTTCCCCGAGGGCGTCGAGACGTTCGAGAAGAAGTCCATCGACGGGGAGACCCGCGGTGAGTGGTACCTGCGCCAGATGCTCGGCTCGGCCAACATCTCCGGCAGCAAGGCCATGCACATCATGACCGGCAACCTGTCCCACCAGGTCGAGCACCACCTGTTCCCGGACCTGCCGAGCAACCGGTACTCCGAGATCGCCCCGAAGATCGAGGACCTGTTCCGCCGCTACGGCCTGCGGTACCACTCCGCCTCGCTGCCGCGTCAGGTCGGCTCGGCCTGGCACAAGGTCATCCGGCTCTCGCTGCCCAACGGCTGGCTGGCCCAGACCACCCCGGCCAACGCGCCGGCCCAGGTCGTCAAGCTCTACAAGATGACGACGGGCGGGGCGAAGGTGCGGCGCGAGCTGCAGAACGCCGCCTGA
- a CDS encoding SDR family oxidoreductase, whose product MRTAVAGGTGLVGRLVVAELERRGDTPVVLARGAGVDLTSGRGLDDALAGVSTVIDVSNVTTTSRRRSVTFFEAATGNLLAAAARAGVGHVVTLSIVGADTVDFGYYLGKRRQEELLAAGPVPWTLLRATQFHEFAGQLVDRSPAPFVVVPRMDSRPVAAAEVAAHLVTLAHGTPQGVAAPIAGPERLDMADLVRRHLRATGRGRVVVSLRLPGRVGSAFAGGALVPAPPVVTGSTTAAEHLRRLATPQG is encoded by the coding sequence ATGAGGACGGCGGTCGCTGGGGGCACCGGGCTGGTCGGCCGGCTGGTGGTGGCGGAGCTGGAGCGGCGGGGCGACACCCCGGTCGTGCTCGCCCGCGGCGCCGGGGTCGACCTCACCAGCGGCCGCGGCCTGGACGACGCGCTGGCCGGGGTGAGCACCGTCATCGACGTCAGCAACGTGACCACGACCAGCCGCCGCCGATCGGTGACCTTCTTCGAGGCGGCCACCGGCAACCTCCTCGCCGCGGCCGCCCGGGCCGGGGTCGGGCACGTGGTGACCCTGTCGATCGTCGGCGCGGACACCGTCGACTTCGGCTACTACCTGGGCAAGCGCCGCCAGGAGGAGCTCCTCGCGGCCGGGCCGGTGCCGTGGACGCTGCTGCGGGCCACCCAGTTCCACGAGTTCGCCGGCCAGCTCGTCGACCGCTCCCCCGCCCCGTTCGTCGTCGTCCCACGGATGGACAGCCGGCCGGTGGCCGCCGCCGAGGTGGCCGCCCACCTGGTGACGCTGGCGCACGGCACGCCGCAGGGGGTGGCCGCGCCCATCGCCGGGCCCGAGCGGCTGGACATGGCCGACCTGGTCCGGCGCCATCTGCGGGCCACGGGTCGGGGGCGGGTCGTCGTGTCCCTCCGGCTGCCCGGGCGGGTCGGGTCGGCGTTCGCCGGCGGTGCGCTCGTCCCCGCGCCGCCCGTCGTCACCGGCAGCACGACCGCCGCCGAGCACCTGCGCCGGCTGGCGACGCCACAGGGCTGA